The Panicum virgatum strain AP13 chromosome 5K, P.virgatum_v5, whole genome shotgun sequence genome has a window encoding:
- the LOC120708959 gene encoding probable carboxylesterase 16, translating into MPSVGVKIYSVFFKLWLRHRLQSLAAAGGGPDPAAAAFGVSCRPDEATAPANPAFSAADGVASKDLHIDPNTSLSVRIFLPTLPPPHAHLLAHSRSRRASDPTPAPASNGAAPYRGYLPHAVSSPRAPASARRRLPIVVQFHGGGFATGSSSATANDAFCRRVAKLCDAIVVAVGYRLAPESRYPAAFEDGVKVLKWIAKQANLAMMSKVGGGVDTFGASTVEPWIAAHGDPARCVLLGASCGANIADYVTRKVVEDSKPFDPIKVVAQVLMYPFFIGSVPTHSEIRLANSYFYDKSTCILAWRLFLSEKEFNLDHPAANPLAPGRGGPPLKCMPPTLTVIAEHDWMRDRAIAYSEELRKVNVDSPVLDYKDTVHEFATLDVFLKTPQAQACAEDIAIWMKKYISLRGHEFSY; encoded by the exons ATGCCGAGCGTCGGCGTGAAGATCTACAGCGTCTTCTTCAAGCTCTggctccgccaccgcctccagtcgctcgccgccgccgggggcggccccgaccccgccgcggccgccttcgGGGTCTCCTGCCGCCCCGACGAGGCCACCGCGCCCGCCAacccggccttctccgccgccgacGGGGTCGCCTCCAAGGACCTCCACATCGACCCCAACACCTCGCTCTCCGTCCGCATCTTCCTccccacgctgccgccgccccacgcgcacCTCCTCGCCCACTCGCGCTCGCGCCGCGCCAGCGACCCCACCCCGGCCCCCGCGTCCAACGGCGCCGCGCCGTACCGCGGGTACCTCCCGCACGCCGTCTCCtcaccgcgcgcgccggcgtcggcgcgccGGAGGCTGCCCATCGTCGTGCAgttccacggcggcgggttCGCCACCGGGAGCAGCAGCGCCACTGCCAACGACGCCTTCTGCAGGAGGGTGGCCAAGCTCTGCGACGCCATCGTCGTGGCGGTGGGATACAGGCTCGCGCCGGAGAGCCGGTACCCCGCCGCGTTTGAGGACGGGGTCAAGGTTCTCAAGTGGATCGCCAAGCAGGCCAATCTAGCAATGATGAGCAAGGTTGGGGGTGGCGTGGACACGTTCGGTGCGTCCACTGTTGAGCCGTGGATTGCTGCACATGGTGATCCAGCAAG ATGTGTTCTACTCGGTGCAAGTTGTGGTGCCAATATTGCGGATTATGTAACTCGGAAGGTGGTCGAAGATAGCAAGCCATTCGACCCGATTAAGGTTGTCGCCCAAGTTCTTATGTATCCCTTCTTCATAGGGAGTGTTCCGACGCACTCAGAAATAAGGCTTGCTAACTCGTACTTCTATGACAAGTCCACATGTATACTTGCTTGGAGATTATTTTTGTCAGAGAAAGAATTCAACCTAGACCACCCTGCAGCCAATCCTCTGGCTCCTGGCAGAGGAGGTCCCCCACTGAAGTGCATGCCTCCGACCTTGACAGTCATAGCTGAGCATGACTGGATGAGAGATCGAGCAATTGCTTACTCTGAGGAACTCCGCAAGGTTAATGTTGACTCACCTGTTCTCGACTACAAGGATACAGTTCACGAGTTTGCAACCCTGGATGTTTTCCTAAAGACTCCACAAGCCCAGGCCTGTGCCGAGGACATTGCCATATGGATGAAGAAATACATCTCTCTCCGAGGGCATGAATTCTCGTATTAG
- the LOC120708956 gene encoding probable thimet oligopeptidase, giving the protein MEPRRRERQVIAVAGAAALVAVGLNIAFSAVAAHRRRKRQELPGFTAQVNLSPAEIKKLADRIIAKAKETYDSVAAVPLDKVSFANVVAPLAELDALQFPLVQACVLPRMVSTSEDVRKASAEAEKRLDSHFVLCRQREDVYRVIKAFAVKGERIGPEATRFLQCLVKEFERNGVKLSQSKGKEMEKLKCHIDELNLKYLQNLNDFTKFLLLSEDELAGMPFEFLKDLEKAEGKLKVPLTSYHVTPILEHCKVGSTRKQVAVAYGQKGGKDNLAILENLVQLRHKFARLLGYANYADFAIEPRMPRTSRKVLEFLEEISEQLSDVANRELSILKDLKMKEEGNAHVGMEDLLYYIKRAEEFKVDLDIGEIKQYFPVSLVISGMLKMFQDLFALRFDETKDAEVWHDTVRVFSVWDASSSDLLGYFFLDIFAREGKYCHTCVVTLQNGCLCSNGTRKVPAAVLLSQCPKEFDGNSALLRFPEVVRLFHEFSHVVHHISNRVTFSKFSALRLEGDFAEIPSLLLENWCYESISLKMMSGFHQDITKSITSEACQSLKRRRDLFAGLKMKQEILLCLVDQIIHSSENVDIDNLIKELHPKVMLGIPLLEGTSPASCFPRIAIGDDAVCYSYIWSEVFAADLFVSKFKDDLLNQHAGLRFRNKVLAPGGSKDSLEIITDYLGREPSLQSFIQSRTRNSL; this is encoded by the exons ATGGAGCCCAGGAGGCGGGAGCGCCAGGTCATCGCCGtcgcaggcgcggcggcgctcgttgCCGTCGGCCTCAACATCGCCTTCTCCGCCGTAGCCGCCCACCGCCGGAGGAAGCGACAAG AGCTTCCAGGGTTTACTGCTCAAGTCAACTTGTCACCAGCTGAGATTAAAAAGTTAGCTGACCGTATCATCGCTAAGGCGAAGGAAACATATGATTCAGTGGCTGCAGTGCCCCTAGATAAA GTCAGTTTTGCAAATGTTGTTGCACCACTGGCAGAGTTAGATGCGCTGCAATTTCCTCTGGTTCAAGCTTGTGTTCTCCCAAGGATGGTATCAACATCTGAGGATGTTCGGAAAGCCAGTGCTGAAGCTGAGAAACGATTGGATTCTCACTTTGTGTTGTGCAG GCAGCGTGAGGATGTGTATCGCGTAATTAAAGCATTCGCAGTGAAAGGTGAAAGAATAGGTCCTGAAGCAACAAGATTTCTCCAGTGCTTG GTGAAAGAGTTTGAGCGCAATGGAGTAAAACTATCGCAGAGCAAgggaaaagaaatggagaaattGAAATGCCATATAGATGAATTGAACTTGAAGTATCTCCAAAATCTGAAtgatttcaccaaattcctcctTTTAAGCGAGGATGAGCTAGCTGGAATGCCCTTTGAGTTCCTAAAG GATCTGGAAAAGGCTGAAGGGAAGCTGAAGGTTCCGTTAACTAGTTACCATGTTACTCCAATTCTCGAGCACTGCAAG GTTGGCTCTACCAGGAAGCAGGTTGCTGTTGCTTATGGACAGAAAGGTGGGAAGGATAATCTAGCCATCCTAGAAAATTTG GTTCAGCTAAgacacaagtttgcaagattGCTGGGGTATGCCAACTATGCTGATTTTGCTATTGAGCCCAGAATGCCAAGGACATCAAGGAAG GTCTTAGAGTTTTTGGAAGAGATATCAGAACAGTTAAGTGATGTAGCTAATAGAGAGCTCAGCATACTCAAAGACCTTAAG AtgaaggaggaaggaaatgCTCATGTCGGCATGGAAGATTTGTTGTACTACATCAAAAGAGCTGAAGAATTCAAGGTTGATCTTGACATTGGTGAAATTAAACAATACTTTCCTGTTAGCCTGGTCATATCTGGAATGTTGAAGATGTTTCAGGATCTATTCG CACTACGATTTGATGAAACTAAGGATGCTGAAGTTTGGCATGATACAGTTCGTGTGTTTTCTGTCTGGgatgcaagttcaagtgatctCTTGGGTTATTTTTTTCTCGATATCTTTGCGAG GGAAGGAAAGTATTGCCACACTTGTGTTGTGACACTTCAAAATGGATGCTTGTGTTCTAATGGTACACGTAAG GTTCCGGCTGCTGTGCTATTATCTCAATGTCCAAAAGAGTTTGATGGGAATTCAGCATTGCTGCGGTTCCCTGAAGTTGTCAGGCTATTCCATGAATTTAGCCATGTG GTCCATCACATATCCAACAGAGTCaccttttcaaaattttcagctCTCCGACTGGAGGGTGACTTCGCTGAAATTCCAAGCCTGCTACTCGAGAACTG GTGCTACGAGAGCATTTCTCTGAAAATGATGTCCGGCTTCCATCAG GACATTACGAAATCCATAACTAGTGAAGCTTGCCAATCTCTGAAAAGGAGGCGTGATTTATTTGCAGGCCTGAAAATGAAACAGGAGATCCTTTTGT GCCTTGTTGATCAGATAATACATTCAAGTGAGAATGTGGATATTGATAACTTAATCAAGGAGCTTCATCCCAAG GTAATGTTGGGTATACCTTTATTGGAAGGGACCAGTCCAGCTTCGTGCTTTCCTCGTATTGCTATTGGCGATGATGCTGTGTGCTACAGTTACATATGGAGTGAG GTTTTTGCTGCTGACCTTTTTGTATCAAAATTTAAAGACGACTTGCTCAATCAGCATGCAGGATTGCGATTCAGAAATAAG GTGTTGGCTCCAggaggctcaaaagattcactGGAGATTATAACTGACTACCTAGGAAGAGAACCATCCCTCCAATCTTTTATTCAGAGCAGAACAAGGAACAGTTTGTGA
- the LOC120708960 gene encoding uncharacterized membrane protein YuiD-like: MGDGGAADDGSSPPAAAGFSYLAVFHNYPLVAALLGFAIAQSIKFFVTWYKENRWDPKQLIGSGGMPSSHSATVTALAVAIGFQDGFSCSLFATAAIFASVVMYDASGIRLHAGKQAEVLNQIVCELPSEHPLSETRPLRELLGHTPTQVVAGALLGCAIATAGQLFV; encoded by the exons ATGGGGGACGGGGGTGCTGCCGACGACggctcctccccgccggcggccgcgggatTCTCCTACCTCGCCGTCTTCCACAACTACCCCCTCGTCGCCGCCCTGCTCGGATTCGCCATTGCGCAGTCCATCAAGTTCTTCGTCACGTG GTACAAGGAGAACAGATGGGATCCTAAGCAGCTTATTGGCTCCGGCGGTATGCCATCATCACATTCTGCCACGGTTACAGCACTAGCAGTAGCGATTGGATTCCAAGATGGTTTTAGTTGCTCCCTCTTTGCAACAGCAGCTATATTTGCAAGTGTG GTGATGTACGATGCTTCTGGTATCAGATTGCATGCTGGAAAGCAAGCAGAG GTATTGAATCAAATAGTTTGTGAACTTCCTTCTGAACATCCTTTGTCTGAAACAAGACCACTGCGAGAACTTTTAGGCCATACACCGACCCAG GTGGTTGCTGGCGCGTTGCTTGGGTGTGCAATAGCCACAGCAGGACAGTTATTCGTTTGA
- the LOC120708958 gene encoding uncharacterized protein LOC120708958 translates to MYPIAWAAVEKETNDTWYWFLGLLQKDLNINDGGEGWVIISDQQKGLLNAVEALVPNAEHRMCARHIYANWRKKYTDKDLQKKWWRCAKSSCSTQFNYNRALLAKETPAGARDMMNTAPEHWSRAFFKLGSNCDSVDNNLCESFNHCIIDARFLPVISMNEAIRRKVMVGIQENRAKAEKWKGTICPNIFKKLKMNIVRSGNYYVLWNGQDGFEVQEKEHRRYTVNLQERTCTCRYWQISGLPCCHAISSIYMASKQLDDFIAPCFKISEYMMTYQYCLQPVQGPDNWPISDMPKPLPPAYVKMPGRPKTERREPGEAPKGTKLSRKGIKMKCSLCRKSTHNARKCPLNPEAGKKKNAYIKRDAARQKQKEREASSSAAATMNPSGGSTSSANKRKKTQSLGDVGTQQSQAPHAAGRVGTQQSQAPQAAGRVGTTHRQGGQSTTKRSRLAHLLFGDNY, encoded by the exons ATGTATCCTATTGCTTGGGCAGCAGTGGAGAAGGAAACAAATGATACTTGGTACTGGTTCCTTGGATTGCTGCAGAAGGACCTAAACATCAATGATGGGGGTGAAGGTTGGGTAATCATCTCTGACCAACAAAAGGGGCTGTTAAATGCAGTGGAAGCTTTGGTTCCAAATGCAGAGCACAGGATGTGTGCAAGACATATATATGCAAACTGGAGGAAAAAATATACAGATAAGGATCTACAGAAAAAATGGTGGAGATGTGCAAAGTCATCATGTAGCACACAGTTCAACTACAATAGGGCATTGCTGGCTAAGGAGACACCAGCTGGGGCCAGGGACATGATGAATACTGCACCAGAACATTGGAGCAGGGCCTTTTTCAAGCTTGGATCAAACTGTGACTCAGTTGATAACAATCTATGTGAGAGTTTCAACCACTGTATCATTGATGCAAGGTTCTTGCCAGTGATATCAATGAATGAGGCCATAAGACGCAAGGTAATGGTCGGGATTCAAGAAAATAGGGCAAAGGCAGAAAAATGGAAAGGGACAATCTGTCCTAATATATTTAAGAAGCTTAAGATGAATATTGTCAGGTCTGGTAACTACTATGTGCTCTGGAACGGGCAAGATGGATTTGAGGTGCAAGAGAAAGAGCACAGGAGGTATACAGTTAACTTGCAAGAGAGAACATGTACTTGTAGGTACTGGCAAATATCAGGCCTACCCTGTTGCCATGCAATAAGCTCAATTTACATGGCATCTAAACAACTGGATGACTTCATTGCACCTTGTTTCAAGATTTCAGAGTACATGATGACATATCAGTATTGCTTGCAGCCTGTTCAAGGACCAGACAATTGGCCAATTTCAGACATGCCCAAACCCCTTCCCCCTGCATATGTCAAGATGCCAGGAAGGCCGAAGACAGAAAGAAGAGAACCAGGAGAAGCTCCAAAAGGAACCAAACTAAGCAGGAAGGGAATCAAGATGAAATGCAGTTTATGTAGAAAAAGTACTCACAATGCTAGGAAGTGTCCACTAAATCCAGAAgctgggaaaaagaaaaatgcttaCATCAAGAGAGATGCTGCTAGGCAGAagcagaaggaaagagaagcATCTAGCTCGGCTGCTGCAACAATGAACCCAAGTGGGGGATCAACATCTAGTGCCAACAAGAGGAAGAAAACACAGTCATTG GGTGATGTGGGCACCCAGCAGAGTCAAGCTCCACACGCTGCAGGAAGAGTAGGCACCCAGCAGAGTCAAGCTCCACAAGCTGCAGGAAGAGTAGGCACCACACATCGGCAGGGAGGCCAAAGTACTACAAAGAGGAGCAGATTGGCACATTTGTTGTTTGGGGACAACTACTGA
- the LOC120708957 gene encoding protein PLASTID TRANSCRIPTIONALLY ACTIVE 10-like encodes MATTRPAAATFLHHQLPLPSLRPKTLLRTRLRRLSASINPSPPDETPAADPPVIPSISIENTEPEEVARRRSWVEHGWAPWEEVMTPEVAFARHSLNEGEEVPLQSPESLEAFRMLTPAYRKKVEAEPGYMERLLATRDTPEPLETTWAGRLPLRLVPPRDWPPPGWEVDPDELEFIREAHREASERLDMEAAAAAGVTNVEKLEDAPKDLALDRYKMFLKQYKEWVEANRDRLEQESYQYDQDYYPGRRKRGKDYREDMHELPFYYPGQICYGQVTTVHLHQGAFVDIGCVHDGWVPIKGNDWYWIRHHIKPGMKVYVEILAKRDPYRFRFPLEMRFVYPNIDHLIFNRFDFPPIFHRKEDTNPEQLWREGGRPPIPRKKPLKDMEKEPLVSDHPFVDTLWEWHNAEQMILDYEEQNPDKFKDTTYESTVDASSFDEENRVEYTEGYFKETRLKKKVVNVNIKELDLDAARAERQLIKKLKKEAEERGEQYKVGKLRRNREMDEYDLMQWLRSFEEREALIRDICCRKALGLPIEEPGRYDVDETEVYGKDYYDPEKPMYRYDYWGEPKNTEKTRLERDVERHNQQIVGDAKKWCEMSYDDYIRKKLRLEAAEARERQRKASEPQEEEEYDDGMDLDLKNMTDPRAPHNRFYITK; translated from the exons atgGCGACcacccggccggccgccgctacCTTCCTCCACCACCAGCTTCCCCTTCCCAGCCTCCGCCCCAAGACCCTGCTCAgaacccgcctccgccgcctctccgCGTCCATCAACCCCTCGCCTCCTGATGAgacccccgccgccgacccgccggtCATCCCCTCGATCAGCATTGAAAACACCGAGCCCGAAGAGgttgcccgccgccgcagctgggtTGAGCACGGCTGGGCGCCCTGGGAGGAGGTCATGACCCCGGAGGTCGCCTTCGCGCGCCACAGCCTCAACGAGGGCGAGGAGGTGCCCCTCCAGTCgccggagtccctcgaggcctTCCGCATGCTCACGCCGGCCTACCGGAAGAAGGTGGAGGCCGAGCCGGGGTACATGGAGCGCCTCCTCGCGACGCGCGACACTCCCGAGCCCCTTGAGACCACGTGGGCCGGCAGGCTCCCGCTGCGGCTCGTGCCGCCGCGGGACTGGCCGCCGCCCGGCTGGGAGGTGGACCCGGACGAGCTGGAGTTTATAAGGGAGGCGCACAGGGAGGCGTCGGAGAGGCTGGacatggaggcggcggccgcggccggggtgacGAACGTGGAGAAGCTGGAGGACGCGCCGAAGGATCTGGCGCTAGATAGATACAAAATGTTCCTGAAGCAGTATAAGGAATGGGTGGAGGCAAACCGGGATAGGTTGGAGCAGGAATCCTACCAG TACGACCAGGATTACTACCCTGGAAGAAGAAAACGAGGTAAGGACTACAGAGAAGATATG CATGAACTTCCATTCTACTATCCTGGACAG ATTTGTTATGGGCAAGTGACGACCGTTCACCTCCATCAGGGAGCCTTTGTTGACATCGGCTGTGTCCATGATGG ATGGGTGCCGATAAAAGGAAATGACTGGTATTGGATCCGACATCACATCAAGCCTGGCATGAAAGTATATGTGGAGATTCTG GCCAAACGAGATCCCTACCGTTTCCGCTTTCCGCTTGAAATGCGATTTGTATATCCCAACATTGATCACCTAAT ATTCAATAGATTTGactttccaccaatatttcacCGTAAGGAGGATACTAACCCAGAGCAGTTGTGG CGTGAAGGTGGACGTCCACCCATTCCTAGGAAAAAACCTTTAAAGGATATGGAAAAGGAACCTTTGGTATCAGATCATCCTTTTGTTGATACG CTTTGGGAATGGCATAATGCAGAGCAGATGATTTTAGACTACGAGGAGCAAAATCCAGATAAATTCAAGGATACGACATATGAGTCCACAGTTGATGCATCCTCATTCGATGAAGAAAACAGAGTTGAATACACTGAaggatattttaaagaaacACGGCTAAAAAAGAAAGTTGTG AATGTAAACATCAAAGAACTTGATCTTGATGCTGCTCGTGCTGAACGCCAG CTGATAAAAAAACTGAAAAaggaagcagaggaaagaggagaGCAGTACAAAGTTGGGAAGCTGCGACGTAACAGAGAAATGGATGAGTATGATCTGATGCAATGGCTGCGTTCATTTGAAGAAAGGGAAGCCCTTATCAGAGATATTTGCTG TCGGAAAGCTCTTGGTCTTCCTATTGAGGAACCTGGGCGATACGACGTAGACGAGACAGAGGTCTATGGGAAGGATTACTATGACCCAGAGAAGCCAATGTACCGCTATGACTACTGGGGAGAGCCCAAGAACACCGAGAAAACTAGGCTGGAGCGGGATGTGGAGCGTCACAACCAACAGATTGTTGGAGACGCAAAGAAATGGTGCGAGATGTCGTATGATGACTACATCCGCAAGAAGCTGAGGTTGGAAGCAGCTGAAGCGAGGGAAAGGCAGAGAAAGGCATCAGAGccgcaagaggaggaggagtatGACGACGGGATGGACCTGGACTTGAAGAACATGACCGATCCTCGCGCCCCGCATAACCGGTTTTACATCACGAAATGA